From Candidatus Nitricoxidivorans perseverans, the proteins below share one genomic window:
- a CDS encoding YfiR family protein, producing MAILKKAAAFTRRLAAALPLLALAPAHAGPSEYEIKAAFIYQIARLVEWPANVGVPMRLCILGDDPFGAALDSIRGRPVGARSLEVALPGAGVPLHECALLFVAAPAEKSLDRVVALSRGAGMLTIGDTEGFAQRGAMVNFFLDGDKVRFEINRNAVRQGGLRISSKLLSLARLVD from the coding sequence ATGGCGATTTTGAAAAAGGCGGCCGCATTCACCCGGCGGCTGGCTGCCGCCTTGCCGTTGCTGGCACTGGCGCCTGCGCACGCCGGCCCGTCCGAATACGAGATCAAGGCCGCGTTCATCTACCAGATCGCCCGGCTCGTCGAGTGGCCGGCGAACGTCGGCGTGCCGATGCGCCTTTGCATCCTCGGCGACGACCCGTTCGGCGCGGCGCTCGATTCGATCCGCGGCCGGCCGGTGGGCGCGCGCAGCCTTGAGGTGGCGCTGCCGGGCGCCGGCGTACCGCTGCATGAGTGCGCCCTGTTGTTCGTCGCCGCGCCGGCCGAAAAGTCCCTCGACCGCGTCGTTGCGCTGTCGCGCGGCGCGGGAATGTTGACCATCGGCGACACGGAAGGATTCGCCCAGCGCGGCGCGATGGTCAATTTCTTCCTGGACGGCGACAAGGTGCGCTTCGAGATCAACCGCAATGCCGTCCGGCAGGGCGGCCTGAGGATCAGCTCGAAGCTTCTGTCCCTCGCGA